The Tardibacter chloracetimidivorans region GAAGGGCATCGAGGCCGAAGTCACGGCAATCCCGATCGAAGGGCTGACGCTGCGCGCCAACCTTGGCTATCAGGACGGCAAATATAATGAATATGTGACCCCGCTGCCGGCCGGCTATGATCTGGCGACGGCCCCGCTTGACCGCGCGCCCAAATGGCAGTGGGCGGCCGATGCGGCCTATGAGCATCCGATCGGCGACATGGGGAGCGTGTTCCTGAACGGAAACGTCGCCTATACCGGGCGCAACCTGTTCAGCCAGTCGATCACCTCGCCCGACGAGAACGCCTATCTGCAGGCGCGGACGGTCTTCAACGGCTCTATCGGCTTCAAGGGGCCGGACGACGCCTATTCGATCCGCCTCATCGGCCGGAACCTGACCGACAAGCGCTATCGCGTCAGCCAGCTTATCGTAGGCGGGCTCTGGACCTTCTCGAACTATGCCCCACCGCGCAGCTGGGCGATCGAGGGAAGCTTCAAATTCTAGGAGACCGTTCTGCTGGTCCCCCCGGGCCGGGCCGCGCAAGCGGTCCGGCCTTTCTTTTGTGGGGAGGCTACGCTGCGCTGCACCAAAACAGTGCCTAGTTTTTATGCACCGTGTCATTTCTGCTTAATTTGGCGGCGGTGAGGGCGCTTCCCGCAGCCAGAGCGCCGCTGGTCGAGGCCGATTCATAACTGGCACGATTGGTGCACGTATCCCCGCTGCAAGCCAGCGAGGGAGGCAGAATGAAACTCATCATCGCTATCATCAAACCGTTCAAGCTGGACGAGGTGCGCGACGCGCTCTCCTCGTTGGGGGTTGCGGGGATGACAGTCACCGAGGTCAAGGGCTTCGGGAGACAAAAGGGGCAAACCGAAATCTATCGGGGCGCCGAGTACAGCACGAACATGGTCCCGAAGATCAAGGTGGAAGTCGTGACCGCCGACGATCTTGCGGACCGCGCGGTCGAAGCCATTCAGCAGTCGGCCAACACCGGCGCCATCGGCGACGGCAAGATCTTCGTGCTCGACGTCGGTCAGGCCGTGCGCATCCGCACCGGCGAGACCAACGAAGTCGCGCTCTAAACAAACGGGGGAAGCATGAATCTATTGCACAAGATCGGGGCGGGCAGCGCGATGTTCGCCGCCTCCGCCTTTGCCGCGATGCCGGCCTGGGCGCAGGAAGTGGCCGAGGAGGTCGCGCCCGTCGCCGACAAGGGCGACACCGCCTGGATGATGGTTTCGACCGTCCTCGTCCTCATGATGATCCTGCCGGGCCTGGCACTGTTCTACGGCGGTCTGACCCGCACCAAGAACATGCTGTCCACCATGACGCAGATCGGCGCGGCGGCAGCGCTCGCCATGCTGATCTGGGTGATGTGGGGCTATACCATGGCCTTTGGCGATGGCGGCAACGCCATCATCTCCGGCTTCGGCAAGGCCTTTCTGAACGGCGTCACGCCCGACAGCATGGCCGCCACCTTCTCCGAAGGCGTGGTCATCCCGGAATATGTGTTCATCTGCTTCCAGATGACCTTTGCGGCGATCACCGTCGCGCTGGTACTGGGCGCCACGGTTGAGCGCATGAAGTTTTCAGCGACGATGATCTTCGCGATCATCTGGCTGACGATCGTCTATTTCCCGATCGCGCACATGGTGTGGGCGGGCAACGGCTATTTCTTCGCGCTTGGCGCTCTGGAT contains the following coding sequences:
- a CDS encoding P-II family nitrogen regulator is translated as MKLIIAIIKPFKLDEVRDALSSLGVAGMTVTEVKGFGRQKGQTEIYRGAEYSTNMVPKIKVEVVTADDLADRAVEAIQQSANTGAIGDGKIFVLDVGQAVRIRTGETNEVAL